GCCACGAGGACCGAGAGGGCTTGGGCGGTCCCGCCCGCGGAGCGAATCGGCCCGGCGTAGTAGACGTTGACGAACTCGGTGCCGTCGTCGTTTTCCAGCACTTCCACCATGTCGATGCCCTCGATGGGCGCGGCGACGACGCCCTCGGTGAGGAGTGCGACCGCGGTCCGGACCGCACCTTCGACCTTTCCGGCTTTGCTGTCGTAGTCGCCGACGCGACCTTCCGCGAAGTCCTCGGCGAGTTCGAGCGCCGCTTCCTCCCGACTCATCTCGCCCTCCAGTTCGCGGACGCGCTCGGCGACGCCCTCGATGCCGAGGATGTTCTCGACGCGGTCGGCCATGTCCTTGGCGACCGGAATCTCGACTTCGGGCTTGGGGTCGCCGCTGTTGGCTTTGGCCTCGCGGGCGACATCGAACGCCTCGTCTAAGTCCTGTTCGAGGTCCTCGAAGTAACGCTCGTCCTCGACCCGCATGTTAGAGCCAGAGGTCGAGGTCGGTGGGTTCGTCGTGGTCGCGCGCCAGTTCGTCCTCGAAGGACCGCACGTACAGTTCCCCGGCGAACACCGTCGCCGAGTCGAGGTGGCCCGCGAGCGTCTGGCCGCTCTTGCGCGAGAGGACGGCGTGCGTGTGGGCGAATCGGTCGCCGTCGAGCCACGAGATGTTTCCGACGCAGGACGCGACTTCGAGGGGTTCGTCGAACTCGACCTCGCGGTACTCCAGTTCCGACTGGTCGTAGAACCAGACGGTCGCGTCCTGTACCGCACCCATGGCGACGAACCACGCGGCGTCCACGTCCTCCTCGGCGGCGAGCGACTCGATTTCCTCGCGCCAGTCCTCGCCGTGGCCGAGTCTGGCGACGAACTCGCGGTCCCCTGAGACCTCCCGGTAGTTCATGTTCCGGGCAATGGGGACCGGCGCCAAAAAGCTTGAGTATTGGCTCGTTACCGAGACCGAATAGACGCAAAGATCGGAAAAAGCGAGGCTTGAGGACTGCTACTGCCAGTCTTGGAGGGCTACGCTTCCGGAGACGGGGACCGAAAGCCACGCGTCGTCGGCGGTCGTGTCAGCGATGATGAGTCGCTCCGTGCGACCGTCGTCGTCTAGCGAGGCCATAACCTCGCGCTGTGCGACTGAGTCCGACGGAGTGGCCGTGTCTGGGGCCATATGTGACACATGGTATCATGAGTTAATAAACGCTCCGGAACGACAAACCAGTGTACGGAATCGAAGGGTTCAAATACAGATACTCGTTACCACGGCCCATTACCCCATAGATTTCTATCACAAGTGGGGGAGCGTGGGCGGTTTCGATACGTCGTCTAGTTCAAAGAACGAGCCGCGAAAATAAGAAAATAACGGCCGGAACACGTCTAGACGGAAAGGAACTGCGGCGTTAAGACGGCCTTTCTCTAAGTAACAAACGGTAAGTTTATCCGGACTCATTTACAATGAACCGTTGGATGACAGATACTGACAACCTCAGCCGTCGTCGCTTCCTGCAGGCGACTGGCGGTGCGGCATCGGCTGTGGCCCTCGCTGGCTGTACCGGTGACAACGAAGACAGTTCCCAAGACACCACGACGTCCGGCGGGGAGACCACGACCGGTGAGGAGACGACGACCGAAGAGGCCGACGCGCCCGGTGACGACGCGAACGTCCTCCGACTCATCAACTCCACGATGAGTACGCTGGACCCGATCAAGGCGACGGACACGGCCTCCGGGACGGTTATCCAGCAGGTCTTCGACGGCCTGATGAACTACCCGAACGCGGAAATCGAAGTCGAAGGCCAGCTGGCCACGGACTACGAAGTCTCCGACGATTTCCAGACCTACACGCTCACGCTCAAGGAAGGCGCAAAGTTCCACGACGGAACCGAAGTCACCGCCGACGACTTCGTCTACTCGCTGGAGCGCCTCGCCGCCTCCGACAACTCCCGGCGCGCGTACTTCATCCT
This genomic stretch from Halorussus pelagicus harbors:
- a CDS encoding PPC domain-containing DNA-binding protein → MNYREVSGDREFVARLGHGEDWREEIESLAAEEDVDAAWFVAMGAVQDATVWFYDQSELEYREVEFDEPLEVASCVGNISWLDGDRFAHTHAVLSRKSGQTLAGHLDSATVFAGELYVRSFEDELARDHDEPTDLDLWL
- a CDS encoding DUF7556 family protein produces the protein MAPDTATPSDSVAQREVMASLDDDGRTERLIIADTTADDAWLSVPVSGSVALQDWQ